The following are encoded together in the Bacillota bacterium genome:
- the rpiB gene encoding ribose 5-phosphate isomerase B: MRVAIGSDHAGFEMKEILKEFVRSLGHAVEDFGAPSSDPVDYPDIGYKVAREVASGRFDRGILICGTGIGMSIVANKVPGVRAALVGDTETARLAREHNDANILALGARVVRPEYVRDIVRVFLETSFAGGRHARRVEKIALGEAGKGK, translated from the coding sequence GTGAGAGTTGCCATAGGCAGCGACCATGCCGGCTTCGAGATGAAAGAGATCCTCAAGGAGTTCGTGAGATCCCTCGGGCACGCGGTCGAGGACTTCGGCGCGCCGTCCTCCGACCCTGTGGATTACCCCGACATAGGTTACAAGGTGGCGAGGGAGGTCGCGTCCGGCCGGTTCGACAGGGGCATTCTCATATGCGGGACAGGCATAGGTATGTCCATCGTCGCGAACAAGGTGCCGGGGGTGCGCGCCGCGCTCGTGGGGGACACCGAGACTGCGAGGCTCGCACGCGAGCACAATGACGCGAACATTCTGGCCCTCGGTGCAAGGGTCGTCCGGCCCGAGTATGTACGGGACATCGTGAGGGTCTTCCTGGAAACAAGTTTCGCGGGCGGGCGGCACGCTCGACGCGTGGAGAAGATCGCGCTGGGAGAAGCGGGAAAGGGGAAGTGA
- the upp gene encoding uracil phosphoribosyltransferase → MSKVHLIDHPLIQHKLTFIRDKNTGAKDFRDLVSEVSTLMAYEVTRDFPLEDAEVETPIGPAKTKVIAGKKVGIIAILRAGLGMVDGMLRLIPAAKVGHIGIYRDPETLKPVDYYCKLPPDVSERDLIVVDPMLATGGSATAAIRFLKQRGAANIKLVVLIAAPEGIKMVQEHHPDVDIFTAAIDERLNSHGYIVPGLGDAGDRLFGTK, encoded by the coding sequence ATGTCCAAAGTCCACCTCATCGATCACCCTCTCATTCAACACAAGCTCACGTTCATCAGGGACAAGAACACGGGCGCCAAAGACTTTCGAGACCTCGTGAGCGAGGTCTCGACGCTCATGGCTTACGAGGTCACCCGCGATTTCCCTCTCGAGGACGCCGAGGTGGAAACGCCGATAGGTCCGGCCAAAACCAAGGTCATTGCCGGGAAAAAGGTCGGCATCATAGCGATCCTGAGAGCTGGCCTCGGCATGGTGGACGGAATGTTGAGGCTGATACCTGCCGCGAAGGTCGGGCACATCGGCATTTACCGTGACCCGGAGACACTGAAGCCCGTGGACTATTACTGCAAGCTCCCGCCGGACGTGTCTGAGCGCGATCTGATAGTGGTCGACCCGATGCTCGCGACTGGCGGGTCTGCCACAGCAGCGATCAGGTTCCTCAAGCAGCGGGGCGCCGCCAATATCAAACTAGTGGTCCTCATCGCCGCGCCGGAGGGCATCAAGATGGTACAAGAACACCATCCCGACGTCGACATCTTCACTGCGGCGATAGACGAACGTCTGAACTCCCACGGGTATATAGTGCCCGGCTTGGGCGACGCTGGCGACAGACTCTTCGGCACGAAGTAA
- a CDS encoding cytidine deaminase has translation MELNDEARERPSWDEYFMEIARIVASRSTCLRRHVGAIAVRDRRILATGYNGAPTGLAHCAEVGCLRAQRDVPSGERHELCRGLHAEQNVIVQAALHGISIRGATIYCTNHPCVLCAKMLVNAGVTEIVYAGEYPDDLASGILGEAGIKVRRFV, from the coding sequence GTGGAACTCAACGACGAGGCGCGTGAGCGGCCTTCCTGGGACGAGTACTTCATGGAGATCGCGCGGATCGTGGCAAGCCGATCAACCTGCCTTCGCCGCCACGTGGGAGCGATCGCCGTGAGGGACAGGCGGATCTTGGCGACCGGTTACAACGGCGCGCCCACAGGGCTTGCGCATTGCGCTGAAGTGGGGTGCCTTCGTGCCCAGCGGGATGTTCCGTCGGGCGAGAGGCACGAACTCTGTCGTGGTTTACATGCGGAGCAGAACGTGATCGTGCAGGCAGCGTTGCACGGCATAAGCATCAGAGGCGCAACCATATACTGTACAAACCACCCGTGCGTCCTGTGCGCCAAGATGCTCGTAAACGCGGGCGTTACGGAGATCGTATACGCTGGGGAATACCCAGATGATCTGGCCTCGGGCATCCTTGGGGAGGCCGGGATCAAAGTAAGGCGTTTCGTTTGA
- a CDS encoding undecaprenyl/decaprenyl-phosphate alpha-N-acetylglucosaminyl 1-phosphate transferase, with protein MSPYVLVFAEAFAITLVLTPIVRAGALRAGLVYMPNSRTVHTRPMPVLGGAAIFAGFLTVILHRVGLGHDMLGLLVGGAIVFAVGVRDDVRELPALPKFLGQLAAAVAAVWLGVRIEFVTNPFGPGMIYLGWWGIPVTLFWILALTNVVNFLDGLDGLAAGVSSIAAFALFSVAASRGQAFAASLAVALAGCAVGFLPFNFNPAKIFMGDAGAMFLGFAIAVISVEGALKGAATIALAIPMFALGVPIIDTAFAIARRVHNGTPFYQADKDHIHHRLLAKGFSHRGAVILIYLVSGVLASCAVLMARVHATATLYLVLAIVAGAAMAGLSRPRGARGVHSRANAGTHTHVPHGQA; from the coding sequence ATGTCCCCTTATGTCCTCGTCTTCGCGGAGGCCTTCGCCATTACCCTCGTCTTGACGCCGATCGTGCGCGCGGGCGCCTTGCGCGCCGGCCTGGTGTACATGCCGAACTCGCGGACGGTCCACACGCGGCCCATGCCGGTGCTCGGCGGGGCGGCGATCTTCGCCGGGTTCTTGACGGTGATCCTCCACCGGGTGGGCCTCGGCCATGATATGCTGGGTCTTTTGGTGGGCGGGGCCATTGTCTTCGCGGTCGGGGTACGCGACGACGTCCGCGAGCTCCCGGCGTTGCCGAAGTTCCTCGGGCAACTCGCCGCGGCAGTGGCCGCGGTGTGGCTCGGCGTCCGCATCGAGTTCGTCACGAACCCGTTCGGTCCGGGCATGATATACCTGGGCTGGTGGGGCATTCCCGTGACGCTGTTCTGGATCCTGGCTCTCACGAACGTAGTGAACTTCCTGGATGGTCTCGATGGTTTGGCAGCCGGCGTGTCCTCGATAGCCGCGTTTGCGCTGTTCTCGGTTGCCGCATCGCGAGGTCAGGCTTTCGCGGCGAGTCTCGCCGTCGCCCTCGCCGGCTGCGCCGTGGGATTTCTCCCCTTCAACTTCAACCCCGCGAAGATATTCATGGGGGATGCCGGCGCCATGTTCCTCGGGTTTGCCATCGCGGTGATCTCGGTGGAAGGAGCCTTGAAAGGCGCGGCCACCATCGCTCTCGCCATCCCCATGTTCGCGCTGGGTGTGCCGATCATAGATACCGCGTTCGCCATCGCGCGGAGGGTCCACAACGGAACGCCGTTCTATCAAGCTGATAAGGATCACATCCACCACCGCCTGCTCGCCAAGGGGTTTTCCCATCGGGGCGCGGTGATATTGATCTACCTCGTCAGCGGCGTGCTGGCTTCGTGCGCCGTTCTGATGGCGCGTGTTCACGCCACGGCCACGTTGTACCTGGTCCTTGCGATCGTGGCAGGCGCTGCGATGGCGGGGCTGAGCCGGCCCAGAGGGGCCCGCGGGGTACATTCGCGGGCGAACGCTGGAACACACACACATGTTCCCCATGGGCAGGCATGA